The following nucleotide sequence is from Halorussus caseinilyticus.
GGGACGAACTCGTGGCCGCACTCCGAACAGGTCGAGTCGGTCCGGTAGTCGTCGGTCAGGAAGACCGACTCGCAGTCGGGACAGAAGACGTTGTACCGGTCGTCGTTCTCGTAGCGTCCCGCCGCGACCCGGTAGTCCTTGAAGAGTCGAATCGTCTCGCCACAGGAGGTGCAGTCTAGCTTCCGCACCCAGAAGGCGTACATCACGTCTGCGACGTGGCCGTCGTCGTGCGGGCAGGCCGTCTCGTACTGCGAGCGGAGTTCCTCGGCCACCGACGCTCGAACCTCCTCGAAGGCCTGTTGGAGGTCCTCAACGTCGATTCGGTGGGCTTCGAGCGCTTTCTTGGTGACGAACCACGAGACGGGATTGAGGTCGATGCCCGTCACGTCCGCGTCGAAACGGACCGCCTCCAAGAGACTCGTCCCGCCGCCTGCGAAGGGGTCGAGGACGCTCTTTCCTTCGACGCGAACGTCCTTCGCGTAGAGGTCCCAGAGGGCGTCGGGGTCTGTCAGACTCACCGAGTCGAGCAACTGGCCGATGTCGTCGCCAGCGGAGTCGGCCGAGTCGTCGCCGAAGTCCGAGAGGTCCACGTCCTCGCCGCCCGGTTCGCGGACTTCGACCGTCTCGGGGTCGTCTACCAGCGAGTAGAGCGAAATCGCCCTGAAGACGCTCCCGAGTCGTCTGGCCCACCACTTGTGGATGGTGGACAGGGGCCGGTAGTGGAGTTTCGCCCGGCCCTCGCGGTCCGCGAGGTCGTTTACCTGCTCGACGGGGAATCCCCGTTCTATCGGGAGTCGCTCCCGCGAGTCGGGGTCGGAGTCAGACATGGGTGGCAGTCGTCCCGTCCTCGTATTTGAACGTACGTATCATTCGAACTGGACCGTCGCGTCGATGTTCGTGGCCGACTCGGGGACGTTCTCCAAGATGTCGGCGACGACTTCGTGGGACTGGCCCAGTTCGAGTTGGAGGACGGTCTGGGCCTGTTGGAACTCGCCGACTCCTTGGAGTCGGCCGGGTGCCGCGCCGTCGCCGTTCGTGGTGAACGACAGCGACCCGTAGGAGACCGACCCGGACTCGTGGGACTCCTGCCACTCCTCGCGCATCTCCGAGGCGCTGTCGCCCTCGTACTCGAAGGTCCACCCCTCTTCGGGCGGGACGCGGAAGCCAGCGCCGGGGAACCAGTCGCCGGGGTCGTCGGACCCGGTGGCACCGACGACGTAGTGGGGACGCTCCTCGCCGAGGTTGGCGAGCAGGAAGTGTTCGACCGCGGCCTCGGACTGGTCGGGCGCACACTCGCGCCGAACCGACTGGACCTGAAACGTCTCTTCCTCGTCGAGTTCGCCGACGAAATTCAGGATGCTGTCGCCGACATCGCCGGGCACCATCGGCGCGACGACGACCGAGGTGGGGTCGCGGTCGCCGAGGGTGCCCACGTAGTCGCCGCCGGTCTTGAGCCTGTAGCCCTCCGAGAGGAGCGAACTTACCGCGGTGCGGAACGCGGCGGCGGTGTCGTCCTGCGGGAGATGGGTCTCGGTGTCGTTGCGAATCGTCGTGAGGACCTGACTCGTATCCGCCTCGCCCGCGGCCTCAATCGTCTCCTCGATTCGAGTGCGGACTTCGGTCGGACCAATCGTCTCGGCGTCCGAAACGTCCCGGAGGGTCGCGTCCGACCGCACCTTGTCGAGGATTTCGTTGCCGCTGACCAAGACGTAGTGGTCGTCGTTGGTCAGTCGCCCGGCGGCCATCTTCACGGCGTCCTCGGGGTCTTGGTCGTGAACCCACACGTCGGTCCGCTGGCGGAGGTCGAGTTCGAACGTCGCCAAATCGACTTCCTTGGTCCCCTCACCGAACCGCCCGCGGAGTTCGGAGACGACTTCCTCGGTAGACCACTTCTCGACTTCGCTCTCCAAGGCGAGTACCGTGTCCCGACTCAGACCGCGAAGGTCGTCGGTGAAACCGCTCCCGTCGTGTGCGAGGAGGGGTTCGTCCTCCAGTCCGTCCTCGACGGCGTTGACGACTGCGCGGGCGCTTCCGGGGATGGGGTAGGTCGGTTCCATCAGGAACTGCTCGTAGATTTCGTCTATCGTCGTCTCCGAGCGACTGTCGAGTCGGTCGCTGACGAGACCCCAGACGTGACGCTGAAGGTCGAAGGGGTCGGCCTCCACCGCGGCGGCGACGTTGCTGGCGTCCAAGACGGGTTCGGCGGCGACGAAGTTCGTCAGCGACATCTCCGCCGCGTAGTCGAACTCGTTGAGCAAGTCGTCGCCGTCGATGATTTCGCCGTAGGCGCTCTCCAAGCGTTCGAGCAGGTCGTCCTCGTAGTCGTCGTGCAACTCGTCTATCCTGTCGCGGATTTCCTCGGCCAAGTTCTCGTCTCTCCCGCGGATTTCCGCGCCGATGACCTCCTTGGCCTTCCCGAGGAACTTCTCCTGTTGGGACGACTGGGAGATGGTCTTGCCGTTCCTCGGTTGGACGAAGACGAGGGTGTTTCGCCACTGGCGGCCAGCGGGTTGGTTCTTGATGACCTCCGCGACGCTATCTTGGTCCCACGGGCCGTTTTTCACGACGGTCTTGACGTTCTGGCTGTCGGGGACGCTCTCCAGTTCGCCCTCGACGTTGAACCCGACGGCGTGTGCGCCCGCACCGAACAGTTTCTCGACGGTTTCGCCGACGAGCGCCATCGCGTCCTCGTCGGGCACGTCGCGGGCGGCGTTCTTCACGAGCGACCGGGGATTCTCGTCCTCGCGGATGACGTAGCGGTCGTCCGAGCGCCAGAGGTGATACACCTCGCCCTGCAGTCGTTCGAGGTCCACCACGATGTCGTTGATTCGGTCGCCAGCGTGGTAGGTTCCGAGTACGATGTCGGAGGTGGTCGCGCCCTCCGCGAGTCCGGGGGTCAGCGAGTAGACGAGGACGGTACTCAGGATGGGGCGACCGTAGGTGATGTCGGCGTCGGCGAGGCGTTCCCGGATGTCGTCGTAACACCGGTCGGGCCGGGAGTGTTCGACGTTGATTCGGGTGAGTTCGTCGTTGTACTCGACCGCATCGACTTCGCCGTGGGTCAGCAGGTCGGTGTCTCGGTACTTGTCCACGAGAACTTTGGCGAAGAGATAGAGCATCCCGCGAGTGGCCCCGGACTCGGTTTCGGCGAAGTAGCGGGTCTTCAGCGAGTCGATGAGGACGGGGTGGAACGGGTAGGTGTCGTACATCTCCTCTCGGAGTCCGTCGGGGAGGTCCACGTAGTCGGTGTCGGCGTAGGCCTCGACGTAGCGGTCGACCAGCGCGCGCATCGCCGACGGGTCGTCCACCGAATCGACCAATCGGTGGCGCAGTACCTCCCGAATATCGACCTGATTGGACATGTTGACCTGCACGCGTTCGGGTTCGCGCGAGAGGATGTCGTGAACGTCCGACCCCTCGCGGAGAACCGAGACGAACGCGAACAGGTCTGTGGTCGGCCGAGAAGTCGTCTCGAAAAGCGCCTGTAGGAACCCCCGGTTTGCGTCCTTGCGCCGACCGGACAGCGACCCGAACCAGTCTTCCAGTTCGTCCATGAAGAACGCGACGGTCCGGTCGCCGACCGCTTCCTGAATCACGTCGATGGAGGGATAGCCGCCGTCCTCGTCGTAGCGTTCCTCGTCGGGTTCGTAGTCCAAGCGCTCGAACAGCGGTTCCCAGAGGTACTCGTACTGCTCTTTCTGGAGGGAGACGACGATGGGGAGGGCGTCGTCGGGGAGCGCATCGCCCAGACCCTCGATACGGCCGTCTGCCCAGTCTCCGACGACGCCGGGCGACCGGAAGCAGTGGTAGAGCGCCACCATCTGGTGGGACTTCCCGGTGCCGTAGGGACCGTACATCTCGTGGAGGCGGTTGTGGTCCTCCCCCCGGAGGGTGTCCCGAAGTCGCTTCAGCGAGTCCTCCAACCCCCCGGTCAGAAGCGTGCGGCCGAAGAATCGCTCGGCGTCGGACTCCAAGGTGTCGGCGTCGCTATCGACATCGTAGAGGCGAATCTGGCCCTTGACGAGGCTATCGCCCTCGGTGAGTTCCGGACTGAGCGTCAGCACGTCGTCGATTGTAGTATCGAGAGTTCCGTCGGCACCCATGTATGACCGACACCACGAACCGGTCGCTTATGAAACTGCATATTCAACCGAGCGTCCCCGGAGAGTACTCGGAGTTTCGGACGTGAGAATTTCGCTTCGCCGAGATTAGCGGCGCGACGCGCGCGACTCCCGACGCCCCTACCAGTCGCCCTCGGCGAAGGTGGTATCGACGCCGAGCATCTTGAGGTACGTCCCGTCGCCAGTGACCGCGGCGAGGTCCTCGCAGAGTTCCCGCAGGTCGTCTTCGTCCCACCGGGCGAGGAACTCCTCGCGCGACCGGTCGTGTTCGTAGCGGTAGCGCAGGAAGTGCGCGCGGTCCAAGTCGGTCAGGTCGCCGTCGTCGCCTTCGACTCTGGTCTGGACGTAGGCTTGGCGCTTCTCGTCGTCCCAGTCGCACAGCAGGAAGTCGCCGTCTTCGACGCGGAACAACTTCATCTCCTTCATCGCTTCCTCGGAGGCGTCCGAGCGCTTGAGGTGCTTGTTCAGGTCGCTGTAGGAGGGACCGCGCTCCTCGCGCAGGTCGAGGTACACGTCCTGTTCGCCGCGTTCGCCCTGCTGGATGATGCCGTAGATTTCCTCGACGACTGCCTTGGCGGTCATGGACTCGCCCGCGCGCCGGACCGCGCCGTGGTGCTTGGAGTACTCTTGGAAGCACTTGCCCATCTCCACGACGCCGATGTCGCCGCTGGCGAGGTCCCGGTTCTCTTCGAGCGATTCGTGGGTCTTCCGGGCGGTTTTGACGATGCGCCGACGAAGCCGATTCCACGAGATGGGTTCCCGGTCGTCGGTGGGTCGCGCGACGATAACGATGTCGAACGAGACGGCTTCCCCGCCGATGAACTTGTTCAGGTCGGAACTGATGGGGTAGGTAGCCGTCACCTCGAACCCGTTCTCACAGAGCGACTGGAGGAGTTCGCCCCACGACTCCTCGTCGCTGTGGTGGTAGGTGAACGCCAGCGTCCCGTCGTCTTTCAAGGCGTCGTTGATGACCGAGAGGGCTTGGCCCATCTCGTGTTCGAAGTCCTCGGCGGTCTTGCCGAGGTAGGGATTCGTCACGATGGACTCCTCGCGGGGCGTCTTCTCGCGGTCGAATCCGGGGTACTCGCCTTCGAGCAGAATCTTCTGCCAGACGTAGAAGTAGTCGGCCACCTCCGAGTAGATGATGTTGTCGTAGTACGGCGGGTCGGTAATCACCGCGTCGTACTCGTCCTCGGCGGAGATGTTGCGCATGTCGTCTTGGTAGACCTGCGAGTTCAGACCGATTGGCTTGGCGAACTCGTCGGTTTCGACGGTCTCGCCGTCCTCGACGTGTCGCTCGGTGGGGGCGTTGGCGTACTCGACGCCTTTCTTGACCATCTCGAACATTGCAGTGAACGTTCCTCGTCCGAACCTTGTCCCCCAAACGTTGTTCTCTGCGGGGTACATTGGAGGGTCGAATGCGTTTGTTCGGAATATGTGGTCCATACCGTTTCTGGTCGGGTCATACGAGGTCATCATACAGTTCGTCCGAAGAGCATCAGAGAAAGCTGTGAGAAGATGCTCTTTTAAATCCCGGTCGGATACACGACCGATGGCCTGTAGGAGTTTACTCAGACACAGTAGCTGACGCTCGTTGAACATGTCCGTCCACTCTTCATACCCGTGGTCGTCAACTGGATTTCGTTCGACAGTCATGTGCCCCGGCGGAATTTCCTCGTCCGGGACGTACTCGTGGAGGTCTGTCCGCGTGTTCCACTCTCGCTTTGCTTCCTCGAACAGTTGCTTGTCGGCCGCCTCCGCCTTTTTGTACCCCTTATAAGAACTCTTCTCTAGACCCTGCTGGTCGCAGTCCTCGCAGTAGTACTCCACCGCGTAGAGTCGCAGGTCGTAGCCGTCCTGTTCGGCAATCCCGTCCGTGATGGCCTCCTTCTGCCCGCACTCCGGACAGTTGTAGTATCCGCCGCGACTCACGTTCCCGTCCTCCGGAACCCACTGGTTTCCGCACTCGTTGCACTCGCTGTCGTCCTGCCAGTCTTCGACCAGCGTCACCGCGCCGCAGTCCGGGCAGAGGCAGTTGTACTGGTCGTCGTTCTCGTAGCGACCTTTCGCCACCCGGTAGTCCTTGAACAGCGGAACCGTGTGCCCGCACGAGACGCAATCTAACTCCTTCACCCAGAAGTTGTACATCACGTCGGCGTCGTGGTCCTCCCGGCCGTCGTGGTCGGCGTTGGGACACGGCGTCCGGTAGTACTGGGTAATCTCGTCGGCCACGTCGTCGCGGACTCGCTCGAAGGCGCGTTCGAGTTCCGCCACGTCCGTCTCCCCGGCGTCGAGTTCCTTCTTGGTGACGAACCACGCCACCGGGTTGAGGTCCACGCCGACCGACTCCGCGCCGAAGCGCGAGGCTTCCACCAGCGAGGTGCCGCCGCCAGCGAAGGGGTCGAGAATCTTCTTGTCCGCCACGCGAACGTCCTTGGGGTAGAACTCCCACAGCGACTCCGGATTCTCCATGTCCACCTCGCCGATTGCGTCCACGAGGTCCGCCGCGTCGAGTCCGTTGGTGCCGAGTTGCTGGTTCCGACCGGGTTCGTACACCTCGACATCCTCGACGCTCGTCTCGTCGTCCAGAAGCGAGTAGAGCGAGATGGCCCGGAACAGACACCCCGGCCGTCGCGCCCACCACTTGTGCATCGTGTAGATTGGCCGGTAGTACTGCTTCGCTCGGCCCTCCTTGGCGGCGATTTCGTTGACGCGCTCTATCGGAAACCCGCGTTCGATGGGCAGTCCCGTCCGCCCCGCCGCCGACTCGTCGGCGTGTTCCTGCTCAGACATGCGTGGTCTTACCCGTCCCTTCCCGAAGGGGCTATTTAAAAAGTGCGTCCCCGCTCCGGACGACAGCGTTCGGGGGCGCAGACGGGACTGGACGACCCGTCTCGAAGGCCCGCCGTCGCCGTCGTCTCGACCCACTGCTGGACGGTCCCGCGCTCCGCGATGTAGGGAACGGAAACCCGTTCTCAAACATAACTATACGGAGCCTAAAGAATTGTATATCTATGTTATAGACTGATTTCGATGTCTCTACGCCGAGGGCGCGGACGCCGAGCGAGCGCCGAACGCCGAGTGAGCGCCGACCCGCCGAGGTGTCGGCCACCGAAGTGGAAAGATTCCAATACTCGCGTTCGTACACTCGGACGATGGACCTCCCACTCGACCCGACGGAGAACGACGCACCACCGCAGGAACTCGTCCGAAGGCTTCCCTCGCAGGCGGCGCGCCGCCGCGTCCTCCGGGCGGCCGACGTATCCATCGACGTTGACGACCGGAACTTCGCCGAGACGCTAGACGAACTCTCGCAAATCCAACTCCGGCGGGCGGCGTCCCAACTCCGCTTCGCGGGAGCGCGGACCGTCTACTACTACCGAATCGACGGCCTGCGTCGGGTCTCCCCCGACGGTGCGACCGGACCGACCGGCGACGTGGGGTCGCCCGGCGCGTACGGTCCCGAGGTCCAGACCGCCGTCAGGGACCACGACCGAATCTACGTGGTCTGCAACGTCCCCGAGACCGGAACCCAGACGCAACTGACGCTCTCGAAGGAGAACCGGCCCACGACCGTCGCTACCTTCGAACCGGGCACGGACCTGCTGGCGGTCCGCGCGCCCGACGACGGCACCGCGGACGCGACTGTCCGGGCCGTGACGCGGTATCTCGACGCCGACGGCGCGACCCGCGTCTCGTTCCTCGACGGCGGATTCCGCGGGCGCTTCGAGGACGCCTGCGTGGACGGCTATTCGACGCTCCGGCTTCGAAACACCAACGCGGGGGACAACACGCGGGAGATAGAAGTCCGCTCGGAGGAGTCCGACGACGGGCGAGTCTCGGACGTTCGCCACGACGCTATCGTCCGGACCCTGCTTCGGCGCGGCGACTGCGAAATCGACGCCGCGACGGGACTCGTCACCGTCGCCGACGACGCCGCGACGGACCGCGACGACTCCCCGCGCCGACGGGTGACGATTGGGTTCCCCGACGGCCGCGTCACCTTCGACCAGTTCGTCCCCGAGCGAGTGCTGATTCGATTCGACAACGTTGTGCGAACGTCGCTGAGACGGTGAGATACGACTCGTCTACTTCAGAAGCCCTTCGGTGCGCGTCTCTCCTCGCTCACTACGTTCGCTCAGAAGAGTGCTCCGTCAGGGATTTGAACCCTGGTCCTTGCCGTGAGAGGGCAAGATGATTGGCCGGACTACACCAACGGAGCGCGTCTGCACTCAATCGTAGTTGGACGGACTGTTTAACAGTTGCGCTTTCCCGTCGCCGTGTTTCGGTCCCGCACGTTCGCGCCGGTCCCGAATCGTTCAGCGCGCGAAACCACCGATTTACGCCGTTCGGCAGGGATACATTCCGAGTTACCAGTCAGCGTGAACGGAGGTGAACGATGCGCGTCGGCGGGTGAGGACCGCGAGTCCTACTCGCCTTCGAGGGGCGACCCGGCGGCGTCGGGTTCGTGACCTTCGAGACTGATGATGTTCTCCCGGCCGACCCGGAGTTTGCTGATGTCGCCATCCTCCTCCATCTCCGAGAGGAGCATGCTTACTTTCGACTTCGACCATCCCGTCTCTTCGACGATGTTGACCTGCTTCATCCGGCCGCCGTTCTCGTCCAAGAGTTTCTTCACGCGCGCTTCGTCGGTGAGCAGTTCCTCGTCGCTGACCGACGGTTCGGTCGTCTGGGTCCCGCCGTTTCCGGCAG
It contains:
- a CDS encoding DUF499 domain-containing protein — protein: MGADGTLDTTIDDVLTLSPELTEGDSLVKGQIRLYDVDSDADTLESDAERFFGRTLLTGGLEDSLKRLRDTLRGEDHNRLHEMYGPYGTGKSHQMVALYHCFRSPGVVGDWADGRIEGLGDALPDDALPIVVSLQKEQYEYLWEPLFERLDYEPDEERYDEDGGYPSIDVIQEAVGDRTVAFFMDELEDWFGSLSGRRKDANRGFLQALFETTSRPTTDLFAFVSVLREGSDVHDILSREPERVQVNMSNQVDIREVLRHRLVDSVDDPSAMRALVDRYVEAYADTDYVDLPDGLREEMYDTYPFHPVLIDSLKTRYFAETESGATRGMLYLFAKVLVDKYRDTDLLTHGEVDAVEYNDELTRINVEHSRPDRCYDDIRERLADADITYGRPILSTVLVYSLTPGLAEGATTSDIVLGTYHAGDRINDIVVDLERLQGEVYHLWRSDDRYVIREDENPRSLVKNAARDVPDEDAMALVGETVEKLFGAGAHAVGFNVEGELESVPDSQNVKTVVKNGPWDQDSVAEVIKNQPAGRQWRNTLVFVQPRNGKTISQSSQQEKFLGKAKEVIGAEIRGRDENLAEEIRDRIDELHDDYEDDLLERLESAYGEIIDGDDLLNEFDYAAEMSLTNFVAAEPVLDASNVAAAVEADPFDLQRHVWGLVSDRLDSRSETTIDEIYEQFLMEPTYPIPGSARAVVNAVEDGLEDEPLLAHDGSGFTDDLRGLSRDTVLALESEVEKWSTEEVVSELRGRFGEGTKEVDLATFELDLRQRTDVWVHDQDPEDAVKMAAGRLTNDDHYVLVSGNEILDKVRSDATLRDVSDAETIGPTEVRTRIEETIEAAGEADTSQVLTTIRNDTETHLPQDDTAAAFRTAVSSLLSEGYRLKTGGDYVGTLGDRDPTSVVVAPMVPGDVGDSILNFVGELDEEETFQVQSVRRECAPDQSEAAVEHFLLANLGEERPHYVVGATGSDDPGDWFPGAGFRVPPEEGWTFEYEGDSASEMREEWQESHESGSVSYGSLSFTTNGDGAAPGRLQGVGEFQQAQTVLQLELGQSHEVVADILENVPESATNIDATVQFE
- a CDS encoding DUF1156 domain-containing protein codes for the protein MSEQEHADESAAGRTGLPIERGFPIERVNEIAAKEGRAKQYYRPIYTMHKWWARRPGCLFRAISLYSLLDDETSVEDVEVYEPGRNQQLGTNGLDAADLVDAIGEVDMENPESLWEFYPKDVRVADKKILDPFAGGGTSLVEASRFGAESVGVDLNPVAWFVTKKELDAGETDVAELERAFERVRDDVADEITQYYRTPCPNADHDGREDHDADVMYNFWVKELDCVSCGHTVPLFKDYRVAKGRYENDDQYNCLCPDCGAVTLVEDWQDDSECNECGNQWVPEDGNVSRGGYYNCPECGQKEAITDGIAEQDGYDLRLYAVEYYCEDCDQQGLEKSSYKGYKKAEAADKQLFEEAKREWNTRTDLHEYVPDEEIPPGHMTVERNPVDDHGYEEWTDMFNERQLLCLSKLLQAIGRVSDRDLKEHLLTAFSDALRTNCMMTSYDPTRNGMDHIFRTNAFDPPMYPAENNVWGTRFGRGTFTAMFEMVKKGVEYANAPTERHVEDGETVETDEFAKPIGLNSQVYQDDMRNISAEDEYDAVITDPPYYDNIIYSEVADYFYVWQKILLEGEYPGFDREKTPREESIVTNPYLGKTAEDFEHEMGQALSVINDALKDDGTLAFTYHHSDEESWGELLQSLCENGFEVTATYPISSDLNKFIGGEAVSFDIVIVARPTDDREPISWNRLRRRIVKTARKTHESLEENRDLASGDIGVVEMGKCFQEYSKHHGAVRRAGESMTAKAVVEEIYGIIQQGERGEQDVYLDLREERGPSYSDLNKHLKRSDASEEAMKEMKLFRVEDGDFLLCDWDDEKRQAYVQTRVEGDDGDLTDLDRAHFLRYRYEHDRSREEFLARWDEDDLRELCEDLAAVTGDGTYLKMLGVDTTFAEGDW